Genomic DNA from Acidimicrobiales bacterium:
CTGCCGAACCTCGTTGGTCTTGCTTTCATCGCCCACGTCTCGCAGGTACGCCGCAGTGACTCGGTCGAGATGGTCGATGATCGTCGTCGAGAACGCCATCGCGTCCTGTTGCGAGGTGTCGCCGATCAGCACGACATCGGCATTCGGAGCAGCATCGAGGATGGCGGCGATGCCGCTGACCTTGTGGGCACCGTGCGCGCCCCCGAACGTCGAACGGTTCAGCCCGAGGTCGCGCAGCAGGAGCGGGCCGACCGGGAAGCCGTGGTGGTCCATGAAGGCGGTGAGGAAGTCGAACAGGTTCCAGGGACTGCTCGAGACGTAGAACACCGGACACGGCGGAGCAGCAGGAGCACCGATCGTGGTGAGCCGCCGGTAGAGCTCGGGAGCACCGTCGATCGGCCGCCGGGTCAGATGCGATCCGGCGATGGTCTGGAGCACGGTCCGGGCCACGTTGCCCGCACCGTTGCTGAGGATCGTGTCATCGATGTCGGAGATCACCAGTCGATCGGTGGTCTCATCGACCACGAGTGAGGGCAGGACCCAGGTGGCGTCGTCACGATCGGGGAGTGCGCCGTGAGCATGGACCCAGCTCCCACTCCGCAGGGCACCGTCGTCGACGTCGATGGTCGCCTCGAAGTAGCCGTCGGCATCAGTCGTGGTCTCCGCCTGCCGATCGCCGATGTGGATGACGATCGGCTCGTCGGCGATCTCACGCGTGGCGAAGCGCTCGGCCATGCGCAGCACGGCCCGAGCCGAGTGCTCGCCCGGCTCGGCTGGGGTGATCTCGGGGTTCGCCAGCACTCGTCCGGCAAATCGGAGCTCGCCGGCAGGACCGAACGAACGGTAGGGATCGATGCGTGCCGGCGCCCGCCGGACCAGTCGGCTAATCAAACGACGCCGTTTCTGGATCGCGGTGGTGCAGTTGCGAGGGGGCGTGGCCGGTCCAGCGGCGGAAGGCGCGGGAGAAGGCAGCGGTCTCGCTGAAGCCGACTCGTAGCGACGTTTCGGTGACCGACACGCCGTTGGTCAGCAGCGCCGTCGCCAGGCCCAGCCGCGTGTCGGCGACGACGCCGCGGAACGTCGTGCCGTGTTCGCCGATGCGGCGTTGGAGTGTGCGGGGGCTCATGGCGAGTTCGCTGGCAATCACGGCCAGTGCGGGCTCTCCCGCCGAAAGGGCGTCGGCGAGGCAGGCGCGGATGTCGTCGAGAAAGGTGTCGGGTTCGAGCCCGGCGAGGTAGTCGGCAACCACCGCGTCGCTCACCGAGGCAAGGCGTTCGTTGCCGCCGGGGATCGGGCGGTCGGCGTCGGCGACGGCAAAGGTCAGCCGATTCTCGGTGGCGGCGAACTCGATCGGACAGCCGAAGAAGCGCTCGAACCGATCAACGGCCAGCGGCTGCGGCCGCTCGAGCCGAAGGGCGATGGGGGCGAGTTCACGGCCGAGCAATGAACGAGCGGACCGCACGATGGCGGCCAGCACCGCATCGAGCGCCGCGGGAGCAGGCCGCTCTCGGGCACTTCGCCAACCGATGACGAGTGAGAACTCGCCATCGGTCTCCTCGACGGTGCCACGGGCGACATCGGCGGTGATGCGGCTGAAGCGCGCCACGCGTTCCAGCGCCAGACGGAGGGAGGCGCTGGTCAAGAAGGCGCTGCCCATGGCATGGAAGGACCCGGCGGTGACATGACGCGAGACCTCGATGCCGAACCCGTCGTCGCCGGTTGCCTCCACGGCGTGCTGCCAGAGTCGAGTGGACGCCGCCAGCGGCAGCCGCGCCTCGGGGTCGGCGAGTTGAGTGCGAGTGATCCCGCTGGCGTCGAGCAACGGTTGGGGATCGACACCACGGCTCTCCAGCGCGCGCACCAGGGTGTCGGTCCACGCGATCAGCACGCTGGGCGAGTTGCTCGGCGCAGACGCTGCGGACATGGACGGAACGTACCAGCCCTCCCCAAGTTGGCGCATTCGGTCAAGTCATTGGCGTGGTGAGTCGCGGCGGGCACGACGTCGGACGTGCACCGTGGAAGCAATCGGATCGAGGGGACGAGACCATGCAACAGCTGAGTGGACTGGACACCGAGTTCCTCACCATGGAGGCCGGCCACGGGCTGGGACACATCACCGGCGTGCTGATCGTCGATCCGTCGACGTCGCCCGAACCGTGGACGTTCGAGCACTACCGAGCGCACCTCGCCTCACGCCTTCACCTGCTGCCGGTCTACACCAAGAAGCTGCGGGAAGTGCCGTTCGGCATCGACCGCCCGTACTGGGTTCCCGACGACGACTTCGATCTCGACTACCACCTCCGGTTCGCCGCGGTGCCGGGAGACGGTGGGCGGGAAGCGTTCGCCGACTTCGTCGCCCGAATCCACGAACGGCCACTCGACCGCAGCCGACCGCTGTGGGAGAGCTACGTGATCGCCGGGGTCGATGGCGACAAGTTCGGCCTGCTGTCCAAGATCCATCACTGCGCCATCGATGGCGAGGCCGGCGTGGAGATGCTCGGCGCCGTGCTCGACCTGACAGCCGAGACTCCCGAACGACCGGACGACGGTTCCCATCCACCCCCGCCCCGGGTGTCGACCAGCCAGATGGCGGCACGTGCCGCGCAACATCTTCTGCTCGGGCCACTGCATGCCGCGCGGACCGGCGTCGAGCTGGCCCGGGCCCTGCCCAAGGTCGCTCCGTCGATGATCTCGACGACCCCGGGCCTGTCGGCTCCTCGAGTCTCGTTCAACGACGTGATCGGCGAGCACCGGCGCTTCGCCTACGCCTCGATGCCGCTGCATTCGGTCAAGGCGGTCAAGACCGCAGCAGACGCAACCGTGAACGACGTGATCATGGCCTTGGTCGGCTCGGTGCTGCGGCAGTGGTTGCGTGACCACGACGAGCTTCCGGCCAAGTCCCTCACCGCCATGGTGCCGATCTCCCTGCGAGACGCCACCGACAGCGAGACGCTCGGCAACGTCGTGTCATCGAGCGTGGTGACCCTGGCCACCGACCTCGACGATCCGGCCGACCGACTCGCAGCGGTGCACGACGCCATGCTGAAGGTCAAGGAGCAGCAGAAGGCGCTGCCCAAGCGGCTGGTGACCGACATCGCCGAGCTGACGCCGCCCGCGGTCGCGGCCTCGGTCGCTCGGACCACTGCGCGGCTGGGGCTGGCTCGGTGGGTGACGCTGCCCTACAACGTGGTCGTCTCGAACGTCGCCGGTCCGCCGATCCCGCTGTATCTCGCCGGGGCCCGGGTGCTCCACAACCTGCCACTGTCGGCCATCGCCGACGGAGTCGGTCTGAACGTCACCGTGCAGTCGACGGAGGACACGATCGACGTCGGCTTCATCGCCGATCGCGATCTCGTGCCCGATCTGTGGGCGATGGCCGATCTGGTGCCGGGCGCACTGGTCGAGCTGGCGCAGGCCGTGGGGCTCGAGTTCGACCTCGACGACCTGGCGTAGGCGTTCAGGAGGGAGCCGGCGCTCAGCGACGGAGGGGGCGGAAGTTCGGCGGGCGTTTCTCGATGAACGCTCGCAGTGCCTCATCGAAATCACCGGTCTGTTGGCAGCGTTGCTGCGCACCCGACTCCAGCGCGATCACCGTGTCGAGGTCGTCGATCGCCAGGCTGGCCTCGAGCGTGCGCTTCGACTCGCGGAGGCCGGTGGGCGAGACAGCGAGCAGCTGTTCGATCAGCGGCTGGGCCAGCGCCCGTAGCTCGTCGTCAGGTCCGCTCGCCGACGCAAGTCCGATCCGTACGGCCTCGTCGGCATCGACGAATCGCCCGGTGTAGATGAGTTCACGCGCCATCGGGAGGCCGACCAGTCGAGGCAGGAAGTAGCTGACACCCATCTCGCAACCGGACATGCCGATGCGGGCGAAGGCGTCGTTCATCTTCAGCGAGGCACCGGCGAAGCGGAAGTCGGCGGCAAGGGCCATGGCGAAACCGCCGCCCGACACCCCGCCGTGGAGCAGCGCAATGATTGGCTGCGGAATCCGCCGCATCAGCGGAGCGAGATCGCTGAGCGTCGGTTCGCCGGGATGGAAGGTCGGCCGGTCGCCGTCGGCGGTTTGTTCCTTGATGTCGAGCCCCGCGCAGAACGCCCGACCTGCACCCTGCATGACGACGACCTGGGTCTCGACGTCGGACATCTTCGCCTGCCAGTAGTGCGCCAGCTCGTGGACCATCGTGCCGGTGATCCCGTTCATCCGCTCCGGTCGGTCGAGCGTGAGGGTCTCCACCGATCCGTCTCGCTCGATGCGCAGCGTCGTGTAGTTCATGGTTCCTCGGATCGTCGGCGGCTGGTGCGAGCAGAACCTAGTGGCTGGGCGCCGAGCGTCGAATTTCTCCGCGGCGGTGCACGCGCTAGACCAACGTGTGCGCACCAACACCGCAACCAACAACTCGAGGAGTGTTCGTACGATGGAGATCTCTGGACTCAAGGCCATTCTGATCGGCGGGGCATCGGGCTTCGCACGAGCGACGGCCGAACGCATCGCCGCCGGCGGTGGCAAGGTGGCAATCCTCGACCGCGAGGGATCGGCCGGGCCCGAGGTGGCCTCGTCGCTCGGCGGCACGTGGCACCCGTGCAATGTGCTCGACTTCGAGGGCATCGAGCTCGTGATCAATGAAGCCGTCGAGGCGCTCGGCGGTCTTGACGCTGCCGTCAACACGGCGGGCGGTGGCAAAGCGGGTCGGACCCTCAGCCGCAGCGGCCCATTCTCACTCGACGACTTCCGTGCGTGCATCGACCTGAACCTGATCGGCACCTTCAACACCAACCGGTTGTGTGCGGCGCACATGGCCGAGAACGAGCCCAACGAAGACGACGAGCGCGGTGTGCTGATCAACACGGCATCGATCGCGGCGTTCGAAGGGCAGATCGGCCAGGTCGCCTACACCGCAGCCAAGGCGGGCATTGCCGGCATGACTCTGACCATGGCCCGCGATCTCGGTTCGCTCGGGATCCGCGTGAACACGATCGCCCCGTCACTCTTCGCCACGGGTCTGACCGCCGGCGTCACCGAAGATCGAGCGGCGAATCTCACGAAGGATGCGGCGTTCCCGCGGCGCCTCGGTCGTCCCGACGAGTATGCCCGGCTCGCCATCGCGATGATCGAGAACCCGATGCTCAACGGCGACACGATTCGTCTCGACGCCGGCACCCGGTTCGCCCCGAAGTAGACCGATCGTGACGGCATGCTCGTGCGCCCGGTCGGACGCACGAGCATGCCGCTCGCTACCGTGCGGCTGGTGACCTCACCTGCAGCACCCTCACTCGTGTTCGCCGACCTCGCCTCCGCCTGTGGTGACCGCCCGGGGCTGCTGTGCGAGGCCGTCTACGACTGGACGTCGAGCGAACGTGCCGCCAAGGCGGTCGAGTGGCTGCTCGATCGACCGCTGCGGATCTTGTTCATCGTGATCGTGGCGACCATCGTGTCGCGGATCGTTGCTCGGTCGATCACGCGATTCGTCGATGGCCTGGTTCGCACGGCGCCCGAGGTGGCCGACGACGAGGAGGTCTCGCGTTTCGGTCGGAGTGTCGATCGTCTCCGCTACCTCGGCGACCGGCAGGCCCGCGCCCGGCAACGAGCCGTGACCCTTGGAGCGGTGCTGCGCAGCGTGGCCCGGGCGGCGATCTGGTTCGTCGCCGCGCTGCTCGTGTTGGGCGAACTCTCGATCAACCTGGCACCGCTCATCGCTGGGGCCGGCATCGCCGGTGTGGCCATCGGCTTCGGCGCCCAGTCGCTGGTACGCGACTTCCTCGCCGGGATCTTCATCATCATCGAGGACCAGTACGGCGTCGGCGACATCGTCGACGTCGGCGAGGCGTCCGGTGTGATCGAAGAGGTGACGTTGCGAACCACTCGTCTGCGCGATGCGGCCGGTGTGCTCTGGGTGGTGCCGAACGGCGAGATCCGGCGGGTCGGCAACTCGTCGCAGCTGTGGTCGAAGTCGCTGCTCGACATCGAGGTCGCGTACGACACCGACGTCGATCACGCAACGAACGTGATCAAGGGCGTACTCGACGAGCTGTGGCATGAGCACCTCCCCGACGCCACCATCATCGAGGAACCAACCGTCCTCGGTCTGGAGTCGTTCGGCGCCGACGCCATCGTGTTGCGAGCCGTGGTGAAGACCGAGCCGTCCGAGCAGTTCGCCGTGGCTCGGGTGATCCGCGCTCGGCTCAAGAAGGCATTCGACGCCGAAGGCATCGAGATCCCGTTCCCTCAGCGAACGGTCTGGCTGAAGAACGAGAACGACCCGAACGAGCCGTCGGCTCCGCCTGGCGACTGACGTCTCGCTGCTGTCAGAGCGTGCCGGTGACTGGGTCGCGTTCGGTGAGGCAGTAGGGGAGACCGGCCGGGTCGGTGAGCGTGATCCAGCGTCTGCCCTGTCGGGCGAAGGTCGCGCCCAGTGTCTGGTGCCACGCAGCGATGGCGTCGCCGTGTTCGCCGACAGCGAAGTCGAGATGGGCGCGGGCGAGGGTGGCAGGATCGTCGTCGTCGAGGCGCTGGAGGAGGATGCGCAGCGCCATGCCGTCGGGCCGTTGGAGCACCCGGAACTCCGGGACCGAGCCTCCGTGGATCGGCCATCCGGTGAGATCCGACCAGAATCGACACTCGTCGTCGAACGCGTCGTGTGGGATGTCGATGCTGATCTGATCGAGCAGGTAGACGACGCCCAGATGGGAAACCTCGACCGGCGAGGGGCGCTGCGCCTCACCGTGGTGCTGGACCAGGCAGAAGGTCATACCGCGCGGCGACCGCATGACGGCCAGGCCGTCGTCGACCCGATCGATCAGCGTCGAACCGAGCCGGAGGGATCGGATCGTCTCGTTGTCAACCGAGTCGACGTGTAGGTCGAGGTGGACACCGACATCGCCGCTGTCGGTCTCTTGCACTCGAAGGAAGGCGTCGCCGTCGCTGGGCACGAAGGTGGCGAATTGGCCGCGATCGCCACGACGGGCCGACAAGGCCGAGTTCGTGGCGACCTGCCAGAATCGGAGCTCGTCCCCAGCCGATGCTGCGGAGTGGTCGATGAACGCGGTCAGCCAATGCACACCCATCGGCGCAGCGTAGATGCGCCGATGGGTGCAGCAGTCGTCAGC
This window encodes:
- a CDS encoding phosphatase domain-containing protein: MISRLVRRAPARIDPYRSFGPAGELRFAGRVLANPEITPAEPGEHSARAVLRMAERFATREIADEPIVIHIGDRQAETTTDADGYFEATIDVDDGALRSGSWVHAHGALPDRDDATWVLPSLVVDETTDRLVISDIDDTILSNGAGNVARTVLQTIAGSHLTRRPIDGAPELYRRLTTIGAPAAPPCPVFYVSSSPWNLFDFLTAFMDHHGFPVGPLLLRDLGLNRSTFGGAHGAHKVSGIAAILDAAPNADVVLIGDTSQQDAMAFSTTIIDHLDRVTAAYLRDVGDESKTNEVRQFIVDEALDDTMLVIDDLAQIADDLAARQWGRSR
- a CDS encoding AraC family transcriptional regulator, whose protein sequence is MSAASAPSNSPSVLIAWTDTLVRALESRGVDPQPLLDASGITRTQLADPEARLPLAASTRLWQHAVEATGDDGFGIEVSRHVTAGSFHAMGSAFLTSASLRLALERVARFSRITADVARGTVEETDGEFSLVIGWRSARERPAPAALDAVLAAIVRSARSLLGRELAPIALRLERPQPLAVDRFERFFGCPIEFAATENRLTFAVADADRPIPGGNERLASVSDAVVADYLAGLEPDTFLDDIRACLADALSAGEPALAVIASELAMSPRTLQRRIGEHGTTFRGVVADTRLGLATALLTNGVSVTETSLRVGFSETAAFSRAFRRWTGHAPSQLHHRDPETASFD
- a CDS encoding wax ester/triacylglycerol synthase family O-acyltransferase codes for the protein MQQLSGLDTEFLTMEAGHGLGHITGVLIVDPSTSPEPWTFEHYRAHLASRLHLLPVYTKKLREVPFGIDRPYWVPDDDFDLDYHLRFAAVPGDGGREAFADFVARIHERPLDRSRPLWESYVIAGVDGDKFGLLSKIHHCAIDGEAGVEMLGAVLDLTAETPERPDDGSHPPPPRVSTSQMAARAAQHLLLGPLHAARTGVELARALPKVAPSMISTTPGLSAPRVSFNDVIGEHRRFAYASMPLHSVKAVKTAADATVNDVIMALVGSVLRQWLRDHDELPAKSLTAMVPISLRDATDSETLGNVVSSSVVTLATDLDDPADRLAAVHDAMLKVKEQQKALPKRLVTDIAELTPPAVAASVARTTARLGLARWVTLPYNVVVSNVAGPPIPLYLAGARVLHNLPLSAIADGVGLNVTVQSTEDTIDVGFIADRDLVPDLWAMADLVPGALVELAQAVGLEFDLDDLA
- a CDS encoding enoyl-CoA hydratase-related protein produces the protein MNYTTLRIERDGSVETLTLDRPERMNGITGTMVHELAHYWQAKMSDVETQVVVMQGAGRAFCAGLDIKEQTADGDRPTFHPGEPTLSDLAPLMRRIPQPIIALLHGGVSGGGFAMALAADFRFAGASLKMNDAFARIGMSGCEMGVSYFLPRLVGLPMARELIYTGRFVDADEAVRIGLASASGPDDELRALAQPLIEQLLAVSPTGLRESKRTLEASLAIDDLDTVIALESGAQQRCQQTGDFDEALRAFIEKRPPNFRPLRR
- a CDS encoding SDR family oxidoreductase, whose protein sequence is MEISGLKAILIGGASGFARATAERIAAGGGKVAILDREGSAGPEVASSLGGTWHPCNVLDFEGIELVINEAVEALGGLDAAVNTAGGGKAGRTLSRSGPFSLDDFRACIDLNLIGTFNTNRLCAAHMAENEPNEDDERGVLINTASIAAFEGQIGQVAYTAAKAGIAGMTLTMARDLGSLGIRVNTIAPSLFATGLTAGVTEDRAANLTKDAAFPRRLGRPDEYARLAIAMIENPMLNGDTIRLDAGTRFAPK
- a CDS encoding mechanosensitive ion channel family protein, with amino-acid sequence MTSPAAPSLVFADLASACGDRPGLLCEAVYDWTSSERAAKAVEWLLDRPLRILFIVIVATIVSRIVARSITRFVDGLVRTAPEVADDEEVSRFGRSVDRLRYLGDRQARARQRAVTLGAVLRSVARAAIWFVAALLVLGELSINLAPLIAGAGIAGVAIGFGAQSLVRDFLAGIFIIIEDQYGVGDIVDVGEASGVIEEVTLRTTRLRDAAGVLWVVPNGEIRRVGNSSQLWSKSLLDIEVAYDTDVDHATNVIKGVLDELWHEHLPDATIIEEPTVLGLESFGADAIVLRAVVKTEPSEQFAVARVIRARLKKAFDAEGIEIPFPQRTVWLKNENDPNEPSAPPGD
- a CDS encoding VOC family protein; translation: MGVHWLTAFIDHSAASAGDELRFWQVATNSALSARRGDRGQFATFVPSDGDAFLRVQETDSGDVGVHLDLHVDSVDNETIRSLRLGSTLIDRVDDGLAVMRSPRGMTFCLVQHHGEAQRPSPVEVSHLGVVYLLDQISIDIPHDAFDDECRFWSDLTGWPIHGGSVPEFRVLQRPDGMALRILLQRLDDDDPATLARAHLDFAVGEHGDAIAAWHQTLGATFARQGRRWITLTDPAGLPYCLTERDPVTGTL